A single window of Agromyces aureus DNA harbors:
- a CDS encoding PQQ-dependent sugar dehydrogenase: MRIASGRLAVGRLVVGRLAVAATAAVIAVALVSCTAPAERTAPPSSPPGSPTPSASASAAPTALPTPAAPPVVLVPTGAVETMAEGLEAPWSILRLPGGGTLVSERDTARIVEVTADGSLRVTGTVPDVATGAEGGLLGLAHLPGEAGTSGYVYAYLTAASENRIVRMPLSGAPGSLALGAPETVLGGIPRGAANHQGGRIAFGPDGFLYATVGDGGLRDPAQDPTSLAGKILRMTPEGQPAPGNPFGTLVYSIGHRNPQGLAWDATGAMWAAEFGQNTWDELNRITPGANYGWPVVEGQGGVEGYVDPVLQWPTSEASPSGLAVVGDTLFLASLRGERLWAAAPASTGAPAPTAWFVDELGRLRDVAPGPDGELWMLTNNTDGRGSPSAGDDRLLRVRLAPAG, translated from the coding sequence GTGCGTATCGCGTCGGGTCGTCTCGCGGTCGGTCGTCTCGTGGTCGGTCGTCTCGCGGTCGCGGCCACCGCGGCCGTGATCGCGGTCGCGCTCGTGTCGTGCACCGCGCCGGCCGAGCGCACGGCGCCGCCGTCGAGCCCGCCCGGCTCGCCGACGCCGTCGGCCTCGGCCTCGGCCGCGCCGACCGCGCTCCCGACGCCGGCGGCCCCGCCCGTCGTCCTGGTGCCGACCGGCGCGGTCGAGACCATGGCCGAGGGGCTGGAGGCGCCGTGGTCGATCCTCCGGCTGCCCGGCGGGGGCACGCTCGTGAGCGAACGCGACACCGCACGCATCGTCGAGGTGACCGCCGACGGCTCGCTGCGCGTCACAGGCACCGTGCCCGACGTCGCGACCGGTGCCGAGGGCGGCCTGCTCGGCCTCGCGCACCTCCCGGGCGAGGCGGGCACCTCCGGGTACGTCTACGCCTACCTCACCGCGGCATCCGAGAATCGGATCGTGCGGATGCCGCTGAGCGGCGCTCCCGGATCGCTCGCGCTCGGCGCTCCCGAGACCGTGCTCGGCGGCATCCCCCGCGGCGCCGCGAACCACCAGGGCGGCCGCATCGCGTTCGGACCGGACGGATTCCTCTATGCCACCGTGGGCGACGGCGGGCTGCGCGACCCGGCACAGGACCCGACCTCGCTCGCGGGCAAGATCCTGCGCATGACGCCTGAGGGGCAGCCCGCACCGGGCAACCCGTTCGGCACGCTCGTCTACTCGATCGGACATCGCAACCCGCAGGGACTCGCGTGGGATGCGACCGGCGCGATGTGGGCCGCCGAGTTCGGCCAGAACACGTGGGACGAGCTGAACCGCATCACCCCGGGTGCGAACTACGGCTGGCCGGTCGTCGAGGGCCAGGGCGGCGTCGAGGGGTACGTCGATCCCGTGCTGCAGTGGCCGACCTCCGAGGCGAGCCCGAGCGGCCTCGCGGTCGTCGGCGACACGCTCTTCCTCGCGTCGCTCCGCGGCGAACGGCTGTGGGCCGCGGCCCCCGCATCGACGGGTGCCCCTGCGCCGACAGCGTGGTTCGTCGACGAGCTCGGCCGACTGCGCGATGTCGCGCCGGGCCCCGACGGCGAGCTCTGGATGCTCACGAACAACACCGACGGCCGGGGATCGCCCTCGGCGGGCGACGACCGCCTGCTGCGCGTGCGCCTCGCGCCGGCCGGGTGA
- a CDS encoding SprT-like domain-containing protein, with the protein MADLERVRRWADALIVLHLDPTVWSFGYDNAKKRAGLCNYTSKRISVSRYLAARYDDDEIHQILLHEVAHAMAGPRAGHGPKWRRTAAEIGYVGRRTHDGEVANELAPWVGRCPAGHEHFRYRQPTRPLSCGVCHRGFDRANLIVWHRREITAAVRRRAASASAG; encoded by the coding sequence ATGGCGGATCTGGAACGGGTGCGACGGTGGGCCGATGCGCTCATCGTGCTGCACCTCGACCCGACGGTCTGGAGCTTCGGCTACGACAACGCCAAGAAGCGCGCCGGCCTCTGCAACTACACCTCGAAGCGCATCTCGGTGTCGCGCTATCTCGCCGCGCGCTACGACGACGACGAGATCCACCAGATCCTGCTGCACGAGGTGGCTCATGCCATGGCCGGACCCCGAGCCGGCCACGGGCCGAAGTGGCGGCGCACGGCCGCCGAGATCGGCTACGTCGGCCGCCGCACGCACGACGGCGAGGTCGCCAACGAGCTCGCACCCTGGGTCGGCCGGTGCCCCGCCGGGCACGAGCACTTCCGCTACCGCCAGCCGACCCGCCCGCTCAGCTGCGGTGTCTGCCACCGCGGATTCGACCGCGCGAACCTCATCGTCTGGCACCGCCGCGAGATCACGGCCGCCGTGCGACGTCGGGCGGCCAGCGCGAGCGCGGGCTGA
- a CDS encoding CGNR zinc finger domain-containing protein → MPVSTVSIPVGQWLVSSEGVRWWFDSGSFALDFAVTGALGEPAAPRAASAAAANERLHAPDDLTEWLRDRFPVAVGSARSRDLFDAVALRDAIVRMARAAAQGDELRGGDVDVVNLYAATPDIPPSLGGGTRQAGRSVHTVPQALATIARDAVDVFSPENAGRLRECDGPDCSMVYLDTSRAATRRWCSMQRCGNRAKVRAHRARKASANGRVELDQTAA, encoded by the coding sequence GTGCCCGTCTCAACCGTCTCGATCCCCGTCGGACAATGGCTCGTCTCCAGCGAAGGCGTTCGCTGGTGGTTCGACTCCGGTTCGTTCGCCCTCGACTTCGCCGTGACCGGCGCGCTGGGCGAGCCGGCCGCTCCAAGGGCGGCCTCCGCTGCTGCGGCGAACGAACGCCTCCACGCACCCGACGACCTCACCGAGTGGCTGCGCGATCGGTTCCCGGTTGCCGTCGGATCGGCCAGGTCGCGCGACCTCTTCGACGCGGTCGCGCTGCGCGACGCGATCGTGCGCATGGCCCGCGCCGCCGCCCAGGGCGACGAGCTGCGCGGCGGCGACGTCGACGTCGTCAACCTGTATGCCGCGACCCCCGACATCCCGCCGTCGCTCGGCGGCGGCACGCGCCAGGCCGGCCGCTCGGTGCACACCGTGCCGCAGGCGCTCGCCACGATCGCCCGCGACGCCGTCGACGTGTTCTCGCCCGAGAACGCCGGGCGCCTGCGCGAGTGCGACGGCCCGGACTGCAGCATGGTCTACCTCGACACGTCGCGCGCGGCCACCCGCCGCTGGTGCTCGATGCAGCGCTGCGGCAACCGCGCCAAGGTGCGCGCCCACCGCGCGCGCAAGGCGAGCGCGAACGGGCGCGTCGAGCTCGACCAGACCGCCGCCTGA
- a CDS encoding 2-phosphosulfolactate phosphatase yields MSDSTAALGQAKYQVRFDWGVDGARRILVGAHVVVLVDALLVTTQAVLAAERGQTLALAEGAAPDVAATETAELARDLAGRDVVVLAASLRNREAVARRILALQESRGERLFVAVVAAGERAVSASGDDAGAPATGIRFAIEDQLTAGAVIDALVRLGVDHTSPEAAVACAAFEGLQHAAVHLIGAGGSGAELVADARKDEVRQATQRDVTDVVPELRDGTFGA; encoded by the coding sequence GACTGGGGCGTCGACGGTGCCCGACGCATCCTCGTGGGGGCGCACGTGGTCGTGCTCGTGGACGCGCTGCTCGTCACGACGCAGGCCGTGCTCGCCGCCGAGCGCGGGCAGACGCTCGCGCTCGCCGAGGGCGCGGCACCGGATGTCGCGGCCACCGAGACCGCCGAGCTCGCCCGCGATCTCGCGGGCCGCGACGTCGTCGTGCTCGCCGCCTCGCTGCGCAACCGCGAGGCGGTCGCCCGCCGAATCCTCGCCCTGCAGGAGTCGCGCGGCGAACGCCTGTTCGTCGCGGTCGTCGCCGCGGGCGAGCGAGCCGTCTCCGCGAGCGGGGACGACGCGGGAGCGCCGGCCACCGGCATCCGCTTCGCGATCGAGGACCAGCTCACGGCCGGCGCGGTGATCGATGCGCTCGTGCGACTCGGCGTCGACCACACCTCGCCGGAGGCCGCCGTCGCCTGCGCGGCGTTCGAGGGGTTGCAGCACGCGGCCGTGCACCTCATCGGCGCCGGCGGATCGGGCGCGGAGCTCGTCGCCGACGCGCGCAAGGACGAGGTGCGGCAGGCCACCCAGCGCGACGTCACCGACGTCGTGCCGGAGCTGCGCGACGGAACCTTCGGGGCGTAG
- a CDS encoding LamB/YcsF family protein, giving the protein MQPTIDLNSDLGESFGAWSVGDDDAMFRVVTSANVACGFHAGDALTMARSAASAAREGVVLGAHPGYRDLAGFGRRALDTSPAEIAAELLVQLGALDSVARASGIRVRYVKAHGALYHRLAADAAAARLFVEAVAAYDPTLPVLGPPTSEIERATDAAGLRFAREAFVDRGYAADGSLVPRGEPGAVVDDPAAAADRALELVETGGITADDGSRVELAPDSLCLHGDTPGSVAIARAVRAALEGAGVAIEAFA; this is encoded by the coding sequence ATGCAGCCGACGATCGACCTGAACAGCGACCTCGGCGAGAGCTTCGGGGCATGGAGCGTCGGCGACGACGACGCGATGTTCCGGGTGGTCACGAGTGCGAACGTCGCGTGCGGATTCCACGCGGGCGACGCGCTCACGATGGCGCGCAGCGCCGCCTCGGCCGCACGCGAGGGCGTCGTGCTCGGCGCGCATCCGGGGTACCGCGACCTCGCGGGGTTCGGCCGCCGTGCGCTCGACACGAGCCCCGCCGAGATCGCGGCCGAACTGCTCGTGCAGCTCGGTGCGCTCGACAGCGTGGCCCGCGCGTCGGGCATCCGGGTGCGCTACGTCAAGGCGCACGGCGCGCTGTACCACCGGCTCGCGGCCGACGCGGCGGCGGCCAGGTTGTTCGTCGAGGCGGTCGCGGCCTACGATCCGACGCTGCCGGTGCTCGGGCCGCCGACGAGCGAGATCGAACGGGCGACGGATGCCGCGGGGCTGCGGTTCGCGCGCGAGGCCTTCGTCGATCGGGGCTACGCGGCCGACGGCTCGCTCGTGCCGCGCGGCGAGCCCGGCGCCGTGGTCGACGACCCGGCGGCCGCCGCGGATCGCGCGCTCGAGCTCGTCGAGACCGGCGGCATCACGGCCGACGACGGCAGCCGCGTCGAGCTCGCGCCCGACTCGCTGTGCCTGCACGGCGACACCCCGGGCTCGGTCGCGATCGCCCGCGCGGTGCGCGCCGCCCTCGAGGGCGCCGGCGTCGCGATCGAGGCGTTCGCGTGA